DNA sequence from the Coffea arabica cultivar ET-39 chromosome 11c, Coffea Arabica ET-39 HiFi, whole genome shotgun sequence genome:
AATAGTGTGTGTGGTATTTCCTTTAAAACTTCCCAAAACAGGATGGAAGAGGATCTGGTGGAAATTATGTAAAGATTTGCTCTCACTAATAAAGAGATGGGTGGAACAGCCCTAGATCTGGCAGATATAGATATAGGGATAAAGGAATGCCAGGCTAGTTTAGTGGGGAGAGTGATGGGAGAAAAGATAGCTAATTTTGTTGGGGTTAAGAATTTTGCTACAGTAGCATGGAACTACCCCAGAGATATGAGAGTTCTAGAATTAGGACCAAGTTATTTTCAGTTCAATGTCCCGAGGGACAAAGATAGGATGAGAATATTGGATGGAGGGCCATGGATTTTAGATAACAAAATTCTAGTTTTGAGGAAATGGCACATGGGAATTGAAGAGGACGCTACTGCCTTTAACATTGCTCCATTGTGGATCCAAGTCTAGAATTTGCCTGTGCGTTGGATATCTAAGGAAACAGGAAAGAAAATAGGAGCAATGTTTGAGGAGGTTAGAGAAGTCATAGTGCCACAAAGTGGGGGAAATGAAGGACGACATATAAAGATCCTTGTTATGGTAGATATCTCACAACCATTAATGAGAGGAACAACGGTTAACCTCAATGGGACAATTAAATGGATCAATTTCAAGTATGAACATTGACCAGGTTTTTGCTACAAGTGTGGGAGAATTGGACGTATTGAGCGGGGGAAGTCTGTGGTAATAGTGGATAAGAGGCAGCTAGACAATTAGTTTGGTCCATGGTTAAGAGCAGGGGGAACAACAAAGAACAGAACATATTGGGAACTCAAGAATGGAGAACTACTGCCAAGGGATAGAATGCAAAGGGAACTACAGCTCACAGAAAGACAAGCTGGAAAGGGAAAGATAGTCTCTGAAAGTCCCAGAGGAATAGGCTTTGATAACAAGGAGGGAGAATGCAATAACAACGAGACTTCTTCCACAAAAGCTATAAAGAGAGAGACCAAgaaaaagagatgaaagaaAATAGTAGAGTAAACGAAGATGAACTAAGCAATGAGTACATAAGGGTTGTTAGACAAAAGGATACAAACAACACCCTTAATGCTGAGAAGAAAATTGCGCAGATGACAGGTAGTAGCCaaagtgaaacaaaaaaaaaaaaaaccaaaagaaaggGTGGACCAAAGAGGAGGGGCACAACAGGTTGAGCAAGCAACAAAAACTGAAAACAACAACCACAAAAAGAACCAAAGACAGGTGGAAGATGAGGCAAAGATGCAGATTGATGAGGGGGCTACTAAAAACATTAGGTCGGCAACTTTGAAAAAGGAGAGATGATTCAGGAAGCCAATCACATCACCATCAGCACCAAGACAATCTTTGAGAGCACTGAATGGACACAATGTCACAATAGAGGcccaaggaaaaaggaaattcaGCTTAAGGGATGAGGAAATGGTGGATGCAGACAAAGAAGAGTAGGaccagaaaagaaacaaaaggattgAGATTACATAGACAGGTGTTATGACAGGAGTAAGGAAGGAGACCAGACCAGCCTAGTCTCCAAATTCCAAATGAGGATATTGGTGTGGAATTGTTAAGAAACAAggagccccttgacaattccccaGTTGAGGGAGGTTAACCACCTCCTCTTCCTCAACATGATATTTTTGtgtgaaacaaaaaataaatatgagTCTACGGAAAATGTTAGAAGAAAATTGAATTTTGAAGAATGTGTAGTGGTAGAAGTAATGGACAGATGTGGAACAATGATATAAAAGTACTGAAGGTAGTACAGTTCACACTGACCATTGAAGCACATGTTTTGGACCAGGATACACAAGTAGCCTACTGGTTTATAGGCATTTATGCTAGTTCTGTAGATAGCACTAGAAAAAAGTAGTGGAAAGTAATTGAGCAAAGAAAAAGGATGTGGGGAAGTAGATGGATAATTGCTGGTGATTTCAATGATATAATCTCCAATAAGGAGAAATGGGGTGGAACTACAAAAGCAGATCGGAGTTTCAGGATTTAAGAAGCTTTATAACTGACAATCAACTCATAGATATGGGTTTTGAAGGAAATTTGTGGACTTGGAGCAACAATTGGGGGGAAGGAGAAGAGATAAGACAAAGGTTAGATAGAGCACTCAGTAGTCTTCATTGGttccaaatttttgaaaatgctAAGTGCACTCACGTGAAAAATGTAGGTTCTAATCATAGCATGTTAAAGATGGACACCAATCTCCAAAtatgaaggaaaaagaaaaggttctACTTTGACAAAATATGGCTACAACATGAGGAAATCTACCAAGTGATTAGAGATGTTTGGAACATGGATGGTGAAGAATTTAGAATGTTCAGAGTTACAAGAAAGACTGGAGAATAGCTCTCCTAAAGTGGTAGAATAGGTTCCAGACTAactcaaaattaaaaatcaagcaggtaaaagaaaaattggaacAAATGAGGAAGTCAAAGGAAGAGAACAGGAAACGAAAATTTAGAGTAGAAAACACAATTGAAGGAAACCTATTCAGAGGAAGAAATGTACTGAAGTCAAAAAGCATGGTGTAGCTGCTTGAGAGAAGGGGACAAGAATACCCAGTATTTTCATGCAAAGGTAAAAGGAAGGAGAAGGAAGAACAAGATGTAGAACTTACAAAGAGAGGATGGAACTTGGACCTGCAATGATGAGGAATTGGGAAAAGAAGTTGAAGGTTACTACAAGCACTTGTTCAGCAGCTCAGGGGTTGAAGATTTGGTGGAGATTTTGAATGGAATATCACACACAATCACTCAGCAGATGAATGATAGCTTGACCAGAAAGGTGGAGGAAAAGGAGATTAGGGATGCTATTTTTTCCATGGACTCAAATAAATCCCCAGGTATGGATGGCATGAGTCctcttttcttccaacaattttgGTGCATTATCAAAGAAGCCATTACCAAAGCCATTCAAACTTTTTTTACACCGAGTTTATGCTAAATTCTGTGAACCATACAATGATCACCCTTATTCCAAAAACAGACAATCCAACTAGTTTGAAGCATTATAGACCCATTAGTCTTTGTAAAGTCATCtacaaaatcatttccaaaatcttgACTAATAGGATTAAAAGAGTCTTAAATGTCTGTATTAGCATGAACCAGGTTGCCTCTGTCCCAGGTAGACAAATTATTGATAATGTCATTATTTCTCATGAGTTTTTGCAtcacttaaaaaataaaaggcaaGGAAAGGATGGGTATTTTGCTTTGAAACTTGACATGTCTAAAGCATATGATAAGGTGGGATGGAAGTTTTTGCAGGAAATCATGAAAAAGATGAGATTCTCTGACAGGTGGATTAGCTGGATTATGAGCTGCATCTCCACAATAACATATTCTTTCAATGTTAATGGACAGATAAAAGGTTTTGTAACTCCTCAAAGAGGGATTAGACAAGGGGATCCCTTATCCCCTTACTTATTTCTACTCTGCTCAGAAGGATTCACCAATCTGCTAAGGAAGGcagaggaggaaaaaaaataataggaaTGAAAGTAAGTAGACGAGGACCATCAGTAACACACTTGTTCTTTGTGGATGATTCTCTGATTTTTAGCAAAGTAGACCCTGAGGAAGCAGCAAAATGGAAAGAGATCCTCAGGGTTCGGGACAAATGATAAATCTAGAAAAATCCTCGGTGTTTTTTAGCAAAAATGTTTCACAGGTAGTTCAAAAGAAGGTTGCCATCATTTTGAGAATATCCGAGCTGTGTTCTAAGGCAAATACTTGGGATTACCAATGATGATCACAAGGACCAAACAATAGATTTTGGGCTCCATTAGGGATACTATGAGAGGAGGATAAAACAATGGCAAAACAAGTTGCTTAGTGCTACTGGAAAAGAAGTACTACTCAAAGTTGTGCCTATGGCTCTTCCAACATATGCTATGTCTTGTTTCAAACTACCAGTTAGATTGTACAAGGAGCTGAGCTCAATGATGGCAAATTCTAGTGGAGAGAGGAGAATGGGAGGAAGAAGATACATTGGTGCTCATGGCACAAGCTTACACATGATAAAGAACTAGGTGGATTGGGGTTTAGGGACTTGCAAAATTTTAATAGAGCTATGTTGGGGAAACAAGTATGGAAACTAGTGACAGATCCTGACTCGTTGGTGGCAAAAGTCTTAAAAGCTAAGTATTATCCCGGACAGTCCATTTTCAAATGCAAATTACCACAGAATGCTTCATGGATTTGGTAGAGCCTAATAGGGGTGAGGGAAATGGTGGAAAATGGAACTataaagaaaattggaaatggCAAACATACATAGGTGTGGGAGGATAGATGGATACCTGAGCATCCATAAGGGAAACCAATAACAGTGAAACCTCAGGAATGTGTAGTCCAAAAAGTAGGAGACCTGATTCACAACTTCAAATGGAAAAGGCCGTTTATCTTTAAATTGTTCCAGGAAGAGAAAGCAAAGAAGATCCTAAGAATTCCAATCAACCTGCCAGATAGggatgattgtttcttttggcCATATAGTGGAAATGGACAGTACTCTATTGCTTCTATATATAAAGAGATCAATAGACAAAGAAACTTGCAACATCAACAAAGAGAGGTAATAGGAGAAAGACCAAGCTGGGGCAAGAAGAAGTTGTGGAAGCATTTATGGAAGCTGAAGGTAAAGCACAAGTAGAAGCTGTTTATATGGAAATGTATGAACTCGGATTTCCCTATCAATGAAAAAATCTATACCAGAACTAGAATGGGAGACTTGATTTGTAAGAGCTATGGGAAAGACATAGAAATAGTGGAACACCTTTTCTTCCACTGTAGATTAGCTAAGGAAGTGGGCGACTGTCACCAGTTCAATGGGACGGATTGGACGAATACACAACGAACTTTAGTAGATGGTGAAGCATTTTGATTGAAGCAAGGCACAAGTCAGCAGGGATGGATCACATAGGACTCACGATAAATATTCTGTGGCAACTATGGAAGGCTAGAAATGATAGGGTATTCAAAGTAGTGGATAGATATCCATTGAAGACCGTACAGAAAGCTCACAAGGAATGGATGGAATACAATGAAGctaaagagaaggaaaaagatatGAGCATACCAAaaacaataagagtaaagctgAACCAACAATGGGAAGGGAGTGGACATGATAGAATCTATATCAATTGAGCGGTTTAAACAAAAAGTGGGAAGCAGGAAGATGGGAATTGGCATCATGGCAGAAAATTATGACAGACAAGTGGTGGCTCACCGGGCCATGCAGGAGTATAGCTCAAGGaacaaacttgaagaccaagtGATAGCAATAAAACTTGCTTTTATGCAAAGCAAGTGAATGTCAGTGGGCTAAAGTCCAAGTTAGAGTTCCACAGCAGCACTTGTTGAAAATGATCTGAAGCAACAGAGCCAAGGACGTACGCTTGTTTTCTCATCTAGAGGACATTAATAGTTTAAGCTCTATGTTTGTGGAATGCTCATTTGTTCTATCTACTAATGAAAATAGTGTTAGAATTAGTCATATAAGCAACTATGCTCTAAGCATACCTTTGAGGAGTGGATTAACCCTCAGTGTTTCAGTGCACTTCTATAGCTCTTTAAGAGCCTTTTGCTCACTAAGTGTATAGTTCTTACACATCATCAATGAAAAGTTAACATTTTCGGGAAAAAAGACATGTATGCCCTTGTTTATGTCAGGCATAAACTGTCGGAATTCAAAAGAGTGTCAATAATTTGCACTTTTAATTGATCGGGGgctaaaagtttttttttagaattattTAAGGACTAAAACTTTACACGGCCAAAATTTCGAGGGCCATTGAGACTTTTTGCCAATTGTTTTATGCACATGAACGTTAGTGATGGAGCAGCACAAAGATCACCAGTTGGCAAAGTTGTGTGGATGCTTCAACTCTATGAGGTGATAGTAGTACCAACATACGATAACGTTAATGGAATGGAAGAGCAGCTTTACAAATGATACTTGAAATACTTAATTGGCCATTTTCCCTTCCCACTGTAAAAGTAAAATTCTCAATGAGTTTGAGTTTGTGGTCTATGAATGAAAAAATTGAGTCATTTGGACCATTGATTTGAATACAAGATTCAACTATGGTCTTGCATATAGTACTCTCTCAAGCTGaaccttttgtttttgtttttttgcttAATTATTAGTATTTGTCTAATTTAATTGGTTTGTTAATTAATTGGTTTTAATTATTTATGTTTATAAGATTGTAGGTGTGCATACAGCAAGTACCAAGTGGATACTAGTCACGGGTTTAAACCATTGAGAGGATGAATGGGAAATCACAATAAAtcctcatttttaaaaaaaaatgccaagTGAATACTTTATATACATTTTCTTACACCTAGATTGTAAATTAGTTTTTTGATAAAAGAGAATTTTCATTATTAAGATTACTGGAAGTCGTCCAACAATGGATGTTTGACAAAAATAGGGGGAGAATTCTAGAGGAAttcaacaaaattaaaagatttggCATAAAAAACCAATTCATAAGCGACTTTATTCGCATCCTTTAATATTAGCAATTGTGATTGGCATTCGTTAATGACTCAACAAATAATTGTGATTTCTCCAAAATGTTTAGTAAAATCTTCACTAGCATAAGACAATTATTATTATCTCCTGAATTGCATATATAATAatattcataatttttttgaaagcaACACTAAATTCACTTTTTATGTTAGAATTATATGTAGACGATAATAATATCAAGCAAATAAAACTACATTAATCCTAAAGAATAAATGACCCATAAAGTCCAACTTACTTTACCAAGACATAATAATTAGTCCTAAgacctttgtttatttttgtatcTACTTAATTGCTCTTTTACTATCATAAATCTTTTACGCCTGCTCACACAACTAAAAGTGGCCTTTGGCAAATAAAAATGCATCTTGATAGTATTAAGTACACAGCATTTAGTACTCCTTAAGGACAATATAAATGattagttatgccatttggactaaAAAATGCCCCTCAAATATATCAAAGAAAAATCGATAAAATCTTCAAAGACTATCCTTTTTTATATGTATGCCCATTATCCTCCAATTTACAGCCCTGTCAAGGGCGAACATGGAATATCACAAAACTCATGCAAACGTTTGTCTTATTTTCAAGGGTTAATCGCACTTTATTCCCTTTAAGTATAGGCCGTTTCTCACTTTACTTCCCCCAATGTTTGTTTTTCCTCAGTTTACCCCCTCCGTTAGTCCAGCTAAGCAATTGCACCATTAAAAACTTCAAGATTTCGAAATTGCCATACGAAAAGGGCTGTTGGTTTGTGTTGACAAAAATGCCCTCAATGAGTTATATGTAAATGGGGTGTCTAATGCTTTTAGCCTATTTTTTCCCTCAAAGAGACGTTGGTTTTAGCCATTGGTTAGGTTCTATAAAAAGTGGTATTTGATGGTGTGCAGCCAATTTTTCTCATACATTTTAGCAGATTTAAAAGTTcctaaaatttttctttgtcaACCAAAAGCATCATAAAAATGTCACAAAGTGCTTCAAATAACGTTGAAAGATTACCCCAAAAAATATGTGGATGCGGTAAAGAGGCACCATTGTGCACCTTTTGGACACTTGAAAATCCGGAAAGAAGATTTTACGGCTGCTCAAATTACAATGTAAGAATTTTTCATtaataatttgttattattCTCTTTAATTTTACTCTATACTTGAATAACTCAAAAAGAGTTTTAAACAactatattttctttttatttagaaCCGACATGCATGTGGGTACTTTTCATGGGTAGATCTTGAAGTTTGTAGCAAAGCAAAAGAAGTAAGTGCAGTGTTGCAATCTAGACTGTTGGAGTAAAAGGAGAAACTAATGTACTTGCAAAGGGAGCATGAAAAATTGGCAAATGagcatgaaaaattgaaaagcagaTATGAAGCCTTAGAAACAGAAGTCTATGTCTTACAAGTTGGAAACCAACAGCTACAGCAACAATACATGATGGTCAAAGCTGCTCGATcttcatcatggagaaaaaCACTAGCCATTACATTTCTGGTTGCTAGCATTATGTATATGTACTCTATTTCTGAACCAAAAGGCatgaaaaatttgttttatctACCATAGttgtaagcaaatatatatGAACGAAAATTATATTAAGTTAAAAGCATTTTGCACATCAGATTACATCTTAGCATATGTCTGCATGGCCACCCAAACAAAGGTCATTTTAGTagaatctaaccaaaacatgatagTAGAACATGTCCAAATaatggcaaaagaaaaaaaaacataggcCCATTTCTAACATTGTTGCAAAACAAGCAATCAAGTACTAGTAATGACAAAAACAGCAACATAATGTCACTGCACTACACATTCAGGTGTGTGCACAACTGTTGAACGTCCAGTTGCAGTTGAAGATCCTTGGCTAGAGAACACAGCTTCTCCAAATACTCTTGGTTTGAACCTATAGTCATGGATAAGGGGTATCTTAGTGCATCAAACTACTAGTAGGGGTGGTAGCATGTAAACATAGTCAAAAGACTTGAACTCATCATTCCAGTTTTAGCAGCACCTGAATTGCTTTTAGAACTTCCAGTTTTAGCATCACCCAAATTGGTTCTTGGTCTTTTAGTTGTTATTGTAGTTGTTGATTTTGAACTTGTACTTAGCAAGTTGGTGGTAGCAACAGCACTAGTTGTACTTAAATTGGCACCAGATGTAGGTGTTCTTGTCCACTATATCATCAATAGAAATAAATAAGTGAGCACGTATAAAATGGCTATGCATGCAGAATTTTAAAATGTATGCTTACCAGTTGGGTTGGTGGGGACTGGCCAGTCTTTAAAGTACTTGGAATCTGCATAATAAAGGCAGTTTTTAATCAGTGCAAGTGTAACAAATTCAATTAGTTACatacaaataaaaaaggaaCTCACCATGTTAGAGTCAAATGGGATATATGTTTTACTTGTTGATACCCTTTGGTCATTCCAAAGTCCAATGCCACATAGTGGGCCATTGTTTTGGTTTGAACCCCTACCCTTACCTCTGCCTGTACCTCTACCTCTCATTTTAGCTCTAGTTGGGCCTCTTGCAGTAGTAGAATTAGTTACATCAGCTTTTCTCCCAACACTAGGAATCAAAACAGGCTCAACATTATTTCTAGAGTGGCCCCTACCAGCTTCCCTCCCTCGTTTAGTAGGTCCTTGTACCTTGCAACACATAAAAAAATGACAGTCAGATATAGATAGAAAAAACCCAAGCAGCATATATTGATTGAAGTTACCTGTGTATTCATTGGTTTTCTTTGCCTCACAAATGAACAACCAGTGACCTTGCAACTTCTGGTATTGTGGTCATACTGACCACAATGACTACAGTGAATTGGCAGCCCTACTTTAGACAGTTTTCCTACATGTAAGTCCTCCAATGGAGCCTTTCTTCTAACTTTCTTAGGCCTGCTTGGGGCTATCTTCCCACGAGGTGGGAGTAATGAATCATTGCATGTGTTCACCCAATTTGTTTGGTCTGGCATAGGCATAATAACTCCAGCATATGCCTATTAAATGTTTCCACTGAGTAGCAATTATCAACATATGCATATGGACTTTTGTTGTCTTGCACAAGTCCAGCACatgcatggacacatgaaattCCTGTCATATCCCACTCATTACATGTGCATGACCTTTGAACTGCATTAACAGTAAAAGTTCCTACTATACCAGTCACCTCATACACCTCTCTTGTAGACACAAGTGCATCAAACTGAGCTAAttgctttttcttctcttcaatTTTCCGACAAATCCTTGGACAAATGTGAGACTTCACCTTCTGAATCCAGTCTCTTTTTTCTTGAAACCTGCACATTATCTGCCTTCGAATGGCTTCAAACATAGTCAAAATAGGCTCCTCCCTAGCATCCTTAATGTATTGATTGAAGCTCTCACATATATTATTACTTAAAAGGTCATATTTTGTCCTTGGAAAAAAGGTGTGTCTGGCCCATAGGCTAGCTGGTATGGAACTGAGCTATGCATGTGCTTCTGGTGCTACTGTTTGCAACTCTCTCATTTTGCTTTCATAGTAACTAGGTAAATAAGCCCTGGCTGCTACCCACATTAAATCTCTTAGGTGTTTATCCTTGAATTTTAGCTTGAAGTTAGCATACATGTGTCTAACATAGAATCGATGCTCCACTCCAGGATATTTATTCTCAATGCAATCAATTAATCCCTGACATAAAAACATAAATCACAGAATTAGTGACACGAGTGAGTGAGGAATAAAGGAAAGTAAAGCAAATTGTAGTGGTGCCGACCTTTTGTCTATTCAATAGAAATACCCAACCCCTTTCAAGTGGAGTCCCAATGGCATCAATAAGGCTGTCCAAAACCACCCCCAACTATCTTTGCACACAAACTCAACAAGAGCCATAGCAATTAGGAACATCTGGTTATTAGCATCCCTACCAATTGCAGACATAAGCTGCCCTCTCATGATCCCCTTAAGGGGACATGCATCCAGCCCTATTACAAGCCTACATGCATTTACAAAACCTTCTTTTTGTGCAGTAAATATCACAAACATTCTCTTGAAGATTGGGCTTTTACAAAGTTGGGATTTTTTAGTTACAATAAATGCCACTAAACCTGGATTTCTTTGAAGAAGTGTAGCACAATAGTCTCTTAATTTTGCATACTGCTTTGCACATGACCCTTTCACTGCTTCCTCTGCTTTCTCTTTTGCTTTATACATTTAAGAGTTTGTACAGTTCAGATTATACTTCCTTTTTATGCGCTTCTTGAACCCTTTTACTTTCATACCCGAATGGTCAGCAATCTCCTCCTTAAACATCTTAGACAGCCACCTAGAATTTGCACTCTTGTTCTTGAAAGACCATGGACATTCATGAGGTAGGCCTTTAATGGACTTTACTTGAAGTGTAACTTTGTTTTCATTATAGCCACTAGCATATATTCTCCATCCACATTTATTTGGACATATAGCCACAACTTTATCTTTGTCATTCTTAGTGAAGGTAACTTCAAACCCATTCAAAATTGAATACATTCTAACTGCAGCTCTAAAATCATAAATGTTGGTTGAAATTCTGCCCACATCAACTCAGGATTTTTTAGATCTCTTTCCATGTTAAACTCGTGAAATTCATGCTCCATGGCTTCATCATTTGAATCATAAACTAGTTTAAGTATTTCATCGTAACATCTTCATTATCGACTAGTTTTCCTTTCACTTTAGAGTTAAGGTATGCATTATATTCTTCACTAATCAATTCCACATACTTAGCATAATCAGGTTGTTTTAGGTGACAATCTACTTCACCACCATCCCTCTCTACATCATCTATAAGGTCATATGCATCATTTAAATCATCCCCATCTAGGAAAAAATCAAAGTCAGAGTCATATTCAACTTCCCTACAACCATCCCCATCACCTTCCTGTGAAGCATCTGAAGTATCATTTTCGGCCTCATCATTTTGGGGTTGTTCAGCATTAGGATTTAGATTTTGTTCACCATCAACCTCAATATTATCTTCTACCATAATTTCATCAGCATGCACATCTTCTTCAGGGATCTCACCAACATAAAGTTGTATGATACTTTGAGTTCGATTTGTCACAAATATTTCTAGAACTATCTGGTCACTGTTTAATAGTTTAAGACCAACCTGAAGGTCAAGATTCCTAACTCTGTAGTACACTGATGTTTCATGTGGAATTCCAGCGTCTTTAAAAGCATCTCTTAACTCAAAAATTGACATCAAATCAGGGTCAACATCATCAAAATTAGAAACTTCTGCCCCCTACATACTGTAAATTTGAGACATG
Encoded proteins:
- the LOC140017040 gene encoding uncharacterized protein, which codes for MPMPDQTNWVNTCNDSLLPPRGKIAPSRPKKVRRKAPLEDLHVGKLSKVGLPIHCSHCGQYDHNTRSCKVTGCSFVRQRKPMNTQVQGPTKRGREAGRGHSRNNVEPVLIPSVGRKADVTNSTTARGPTRAKMRGRGTGRGKGRGSNQNNGPLCGIGLWNDQRVSTSKTYIPFDSNMIPSTLKTGQSPPTQLWTRTPTSGANLSTTSAVATTNLLSTSSKSTTTITTKRPRTNLGDAKTGSSKSNSGSNQEYLEKLCSLAKDLQLQLDVQQLCTHLNV
- the LOC140016541 gene encoding uncharacterized protein — translated: MYSILNGFEVTFTKNDKDKVVAICPNKCGWRIYASGYNENKVTLQVKSIKGLPHECPWSFKNKSANSRWLSKMFKEEIADHSAKEKAEEAVKGSCAKQYAKLRDYCATLLQRNPGLVAFIVTKKSQLCKSPIFKRMFVIFTAQKEGFVNACRLVIGLDACPLKGIMRGQLMSAIGRDANNQMFLIAMALVEFGLIDCIENKYPGVEHRFYVRHMYANFKLKFKDKHLRDLMWVAARAYLPSYYESKMRELQTVAPEAHA